caatcattataGACGGAGGTAAAGGGCAGATATCATGGAACATATTCTATAGAGTGCATATAAAAAGGTAATGATTATGTTAAcggataaactataaaaaaaagtttttacactacttttatataaaatataaaaaaattgtcaaaaaaattaattattttttcttttctcataaaaagtttttaaaaatatatcacaAACCAATATCTTTAAGGTATCtgttaattttttccaaaaagtaaTTACTATGGAACATATctcataagttgaaattttattgtatttatatattaaaaaaaactttttttaagagGTATTATCtatccataaaaatattaatacacccatttatttatttcaatttttttttcaccattctcagccaaaaaaaaaaaaaaaaattttcaccataaacagaaaaagaaaatgaaataggataaaaaaatatatatgtagtGATGGCAAGGTTAATTATCAGTCTTGTTATTGGCGCACGAAATTATGTCCAAATCCACAACAAGCTTATATGTCAATTGTTATTGGTGCACGAAATCCACTTCTTCGTTGGCTGTGTTTGGTtaaatgaaaattgatttttaaaaatattgttcgCATTTATGAGCGTTTGGGGGTGacaaaaaattttggtcaacaaaatttgttttacaGGTATAATAAAGGCACTTATagcaaaaaaagataaatatagTTAGTTTTAATAATTCCCATTTAACATTCATTCAAACATGGatataaaatctttaaaaagaaaataagtaaaaagtttttttttttttttttttggggtttaaagAAGCATATCCGCATCAACGACAGGTCTATATTCACTATTATCTTTCATAACTATTAAGATAGctagataaaatattttatacttccataaataataataataactagtctcATCATATGTGCTTTGCGCGCACGATGAGGCTTttgtttttagcaaaaaaaaaaatttgcttttattatatatataatatttattttgagaatctaatttataagtagaaaaagcaatttgaaaattaacaagagaatgatattatttttttcgcaatgttttagtgggagttagagttgcatttttaccagattgtccttagttttgtctctacttaaacatagaaaTGTAGagacatttttgaactaaaaaaaatgagaaattcaaataaGGGAagctcttaaatagtagtatagataataataatgagaaatgatatgtccacaacattttaacaacaaatcctaagtggcaggatgttactggttgttattgttggggcaaaaaagtaatcttagtgttaggttcaaatttgaatcaataacaactaatcacctatgatttgttataaaaatgttgtaaaaatgttgtggacgtagcacgtCTTCCCATATACCATTCATTCAAACATGGatataaaatctttaaaaagaaaataagtatttttttttttttaaaaagctgatCCTCATCAACAACCGGTCTatatacacaataattttcactaTTGTTTTTCATAACTATTAAATTAGCTGGATAGAATGTTTTATACttccataaataataataataattattattattattaataataagtatatgtatgtaaaattCTTTTGTAGTAGAGTGACCAAGATGGTGCCAGTTTTCATCTTGTAATTATTGTGCTGtttaataaaaatcttcttctcCTAATCAAAAAGGTAAAGATGTTGGCATGTGGATGAGATAGTGACGACATCATTCGTCAGAATGCCTCGGGTTCCTCCAATTCCCAAAATCaggaaacaaacacaaaaccGTTTTATAACTAGTAGGATTAGTTTATCTTATCACCATTAAATTCAgcactaatttaatttttttgctttggaCAGATCCAAACGAATATAGCATGAGCTGGCGTTATAGCCCCTTGGATTTTACAAAAACAACTGAGTAGCTAAAACAAAATTagcaaaaattttaaactagaTATAGTATTACTGTACCATTTAAacttatcaaaatataaaaaaagaaaaaaaaagaaagaaaaaaaaaaaaaaggcaagcgTGAGCGAGGTATTTGAGTTCAAATCAAAGAGCCACATTTCAGAGAAGGAACGAAAGAAACTCTCTCTCGCCAGCTGTTTCTTCTTCGACTcgagactctctctctctttctctcactaaAACTCCATTCTCAATTTTCGGTTTCTCATTGCTGCAGCATCGAGCCCTAAGATCCAGGCCTCCAATTCTCCACATTGGCGTGTTTGATTCGCTGATCTCGCTATCGATCCGTTGATTTCTGCACCGGCATTTCCTCCGCCGTTGGATCTGAATCTTCTGCTTCGGTTTTTCccgtaagttttttttatttatctcatTGATCTTCAATTCTTATAtaatctctgttttttttttttgtgaatttggtTAGTGAAATTGAGATAGAATATCTGTTGGCCATTGttgatttgatttaattaattttgaacttATTACTGTTAATTAGATAGGAGTCACAATTAGCGGTTAAAGTAGTGTGTGATCGGATCAATGACGGCGGAGATGGATGTACACGGCGAGGTCACGTTGTCTGAGGTTGAGGAAAAGCATAGCTATCAGGATCTTCACAAAGACAATAGTGGGGTCATTATTAATGGGAATGGGAATGGGAATGGGAACGAGAAGAATTGGAATAAGGAAGATGCAGACGGCTCCTACGTGTTCGTAACCGGAGGCGACGCGGTTTCGGACGATCACGTTGAGCCGTCGGATCTTGGCGGTGAGGTCATTGTCGAGAATGTCGGTTTGGAGAATAGGGAGACTGGGGGCGGTGGAGTTGATTatggtggtggtgttttggAGGAGGATTCCAAATGTGAATCTAAGGTTGAGAATGTGACGGAGGATATTGGGGAATCCGAGCCACGTGGCGAGGCTGAGGCGGAGGCGGTGGCAGTGGAGATTAATGAGAGAATTGAGGTAAAGGTTGAGGAGTCTTCTGAGGAAGTAAGAGGGGCTGAGACAGAGGCAAAGGCGGAGATTGATGAGAGAATTGAGGTAAAGGTTGAGGAGTCTTCTGAGGAAGTAAGAGGGGCTGAGACAGACGCGAAGGCGGAGATTGATGAGAGAATGGAGGTAAAGGTTGAGGAGTCTTCTGAGGATGTAAGGGAGATTGATGAGAGAATTGAGGTAAAGGTTGAGGAGTCTTCTGAGGATTCTCAAGTCATGGTTTCCATTTCGGAGGCTGCTGATTGTGAATGTGAATCCACGCAGGTTGATGATGGGAAGGCAGTGGATGGGGAGGATAATAATTTAGAGTCGACTGGTGAAGTTGAAATAATTGAAGAATCTCAGGTTTCAGTTAATAATTCTGCTGAATCTGAGCTGGCGATTGAGCTTGATGATGGAGTGAAGAATGTTGAGGAGGAAAGAGAGTATGATTTGGTGACAGATggtaaagaaaatgaaaaatctaaGAATATGGTGAGTTTGAATGGTCAAACTGATTTGGATCCAGAGAAAGAAAGACCAGAATTGACCGATGAAGTTCCTGTAGAAGGTGCACTAGAGGGTCCTGGGGTAGAGTTGGAGCAGAAGCAGAGAACTGTTGTGACTGATACAGAATTAGAAACAGAGATTGGTAATGTTCCTGTCCCTGTTGATAATGGGGACGGTTTGCCTGCCAATCATACTGCAGATGAACCTTCAGAAACTGTTGATGCTGAACAAAATGGGTCTTCTGAAAATTGCGAAATCTTGTCCTCCCCGATTGTTTGTGGGGATGATGATGTTAAGGAGATTCCTGTTGAAGCAGACACGGAGGAACATGAAGTGGATTCAGAGCAAAATTCAGAAAAAGCTTCATGTCAAGTAGCCAATAAGCCGTTAGAACCAGAAGTTGTCAATAGCCCTGTCCCTGATGAAAGCGGAGATTGCTTGGCCATTGAGCATGATCAAGATAGCATTTCAGAGAACTTAGTTAATAATGATATGGTTGGTGCTACCCAAAACACACCAGAACAAAATGGGTCTTCTAAAGAAGTGGAATGCTTGCCCTCCCCTGTTGTGTTTGGGAAGGTCCCTGTTGAAAATGGTGAAAGCTTCCCTACTGCTCCTGATAATGATACAGCGGTAGAAGTGGATGCTGAGAATGAGGCTTCTCCAATCACTGAAAACATTCCAACTTGTGTTGCTGAAGATGATATGCCAGAGGCTGAAATTGGAAACTTAGATGCAAACAGAAGCATAAGCCCTGATGATACCAAGTTAGAAATCAACACTGAGACTAGCCCTGATGAAATTATTAAAGCTGAGAATGGCCCTGATTCTTGTTCAGCTGATGATACAAAGTTAGAAATCGACACCGAGACTAGCCCTGATGAAACTGTTAAAGCAGAGAATGGCCCTGATTCTTGTCCAGCTGATGATACAAAATCAGAAATCAAGGCGGAGACTAGCACCGATGAAACTATTAAAGCTGAGAATGGCCCTGATTCTTGTCCAGATGATGATACAAAGTTAGAAATCAACACTGAGGTTAGCCCTGATGAAACTATTAAAGCTGAGAATGGCCCTGATGCTTGTCCAGCTGATGATACAAAATCAGAAATCAAGGTTGAGACTAGCACTGATGAAAGTGAAACTATTAAAGCTGAGAATGGCCCTGATTCTTGTCCAGCTGATGATACAAAGTTAGATATCAACACCGAGACTAGTCCTGATGAAACTATTAAAGCTGAGAATGGCCCTGATTATAGCATTTTAAGTTCCCATGATAATAATGTAAGGTCTGAAACTGGCACTGGTTCTGTTGCCATTGATTCTGAAGAAAAAATATCTGACCAACCAAGTGATGACATGAAGATAGAATCTGGAGTTTCAGAAATGGTCGTTGCTTGTGCTGATGACCAGCATCATCCAATTTCTGCTACCGTTGTGGAATCCAATATAAATGGTTTGGTTGAAAATGAAAGTGGCTTGTCTACTAGTCTAGGTGCTGACGAGAAATCAGAGTCTGAAGTTGAAAATACATCCACGCTAAGTAACAGGGATATGCCTTGTGATGATGGCCTTGAATCTGAGTCCAAGTTTCTGGATGGCTCAGCTACTGTCAGTGAAACTGCACTAAACTGTGAGCCAGATGTTGTACAtgttgaagatggagatgaTCGGTTGACTAGTGCAGATAGTGGTGACAAACCAGCAATTCAAGGAGCTGAGGGTATGGCTGGGATTCATGGTGATGAAACCTCAATAACTTCACCAGAAGGTTCCACTGTTGATGCCTTGGAAGGACAGAATACTGAGGTGGTCAAAAGGCCATTCTATTATTTAATCAGGGTCCCTAGATATGAtgatgaaaatttaaaagaacAGGTCAAACATGCTCAGATACAAGTTGAAGAGAAGACTCGAAGTCGGGATGCTATTCGAGCTGCAATCCAAATGAAAAGGGTAAGGAATGTTATTGCTTCACAATATTTATGAGAGTAAGATTTTTGTTTCTGTTATATGATTGTTGCAATGCTGCTATGATTAGGTCACTTGGAAGGAGTACGGTGAAAATTTTGATGCTGCCATGGCAGAGGAGAGAACTGCGCGAGAGTTGCTTAGGTCCAAACGCCAGGAGATGGATTCTGTTCAGTCTATGATTAACAAAGTAAAGAATGCAATCTCTGTTGAGGATATTGGTGGCAGGGTATGCATTCAGTTATCTTTTTCCACAAATAGCTGAATGGGGAATTTGTCTGATCCATTTGAGTTGGTTTCATTTTATGCAACTATGCTTATCCTTTTCAATTTATGGCTGGTAAGCAGATACGAAACATGGAACATGCAATGCAACATGAAACCCTAGAtctgaaggaagaaaagaagtaTCTTCATGAAATGAGGCAATTGAAACAACTTCGTGAACAGCTCTCATCTAATATGGGTAGGCAGGACGATGTTCAGCAGGCTTTAGATCAGAAAGACCAAATTGAAGAACGCATGAAGGTACTGTTTTCTGGTTGTTATCATTATCTTTTAATATCTATGCAACTAGCAGGTGACATGAGCTATGcacattttaaattttctatactTATCTTTTTGTTCGTTATTCATAAGCAAGTTCTGTAATTATCAATTAGGTAACTTCTTTCATAGTGATTGGCATTCGATAGCTTATCTGATTTATCAGCATTTACAGGTTCTGAGGAAGGAACTGGATGTACTCAGAGAAAATGTTCTAAAAGCTGAAGCTGTCACTAAAGctgcaaaaaagaaattcaatgaTGAAAGTGATAAGATTAGTGAATTACAAGCTCAGTTTAAAGCTGCAGATGACATTCGTCAAGAAGCATACGCACATTTACAGAGCATGAAGAAACAAGCGTATGAGAAGGTGTGTTGTTTTGATATTTGTGTAGGATTACTGCTATTTGATGGCCAAGTAATAAATGCAATCTTCCTATATGAAGTTTCCTTTAGGGTATATCTAGCTGGATTTTGACGACATATAAAGTATTTCTATTTGGTACCAAAGATATCAGACCACAGAGTAGA
This genomic stretch from Castanea sativa cultivar Marrone di Chiusa Pesio chromosome 1, ASM4071231v1 harbors:
- the LOC142621698 gene encoding uncharacterized protein LOC142621698 produces the protein MTAEMDVHGEVTLSEVEEKHSYQDLHKDNSGVIINGNGNGNGNEKNWNKEDADGSYVFVTGGDAVSDDHVEPSDLGGEVIVENVGLENRETGGGGVDYGGGVLEEDSKCESKVENVTEDIGESEPRGEAEAEAVAVEINERIEVKVEESSEEVRGAETEAKAEIDERIEVKVEESSEEVRGAETDAKAEIDERMEVKVEESSEDVREIDERIEVKVEESSEDSQVMVSISEAADCECESTQVDDGKAVDGEDNNLESTGEVEIIEESQVSVNNSAESELAIELDDGVKNVEEEREYDLVTDGKENEKSKNMVSLNGQTDLDPEKERPELTDEVPVEGALEGPGVELEQKQRTVVTDTELETEIGNVPVPVDNGDGLPANHTADEPSETVDAEQNGSSENCEILSSPIVCGDDDVKEIPVEADTEEHEVDSEQNSEKASCQVANKPLEPEVVNSPVPDESGDCLAIEHDQDSISENLVNNDMVGATQNTPEQNGSSKEVECLPSPVVFGKVPVENGESFPTAPDNDTAVEVDAENEASPITENIPTCVAEDDMPEAEIGNLDANRSISPDDTKLEINTETSPDEIIKAENGPDSCSADDTKLEIDTETSPDETVKAENGPDSCPADDTKSEIKAETSTDETIKAENGPDSCPDDDTKLEINTEVSPDETIKAENGPDACPADDTKSEIKVETSTDESETIKAENGPDSCPADDTKLDINTETSPDETIKAENGPDYSILSSHDNNVRSETGTGSVAIDSEEKISDQPSDDMKIESGVSEMVVACADDQHHPISATVVESNINGLVENESGLSTSLGADEKSESEVENTSTLSNRDMPCDDGLESESKFLDGSATVSETALNCEPDVVHVEDGDDRLTSADSGDKPAIQGAEGMAGIHGDETSITSPEGSTVDALEGQNTEVVKRPFYYLIRVPRYDDENLKEQVKHAQIQVEEKTRSRDAIRAAIQMKRVTWKEYGENFDAAMAEERTARELLRSKRQEMDSVQSMINKVKNAISVEDIGGRIRNMEHAMQHETLDLKEEKKYLHEMRQLKQLREQLSSNMGRQDDVQQALDQKDQIEERMKVLRKELDVLRENVLKAEAVTKAAKKKFNDESDKISELQAQFKAADDIRQEAYAHLQSMKKQAYEKNKYFYSYRDDNNLAANLVTKGEKEELQRLCVNQVEKIMELWNKNDEFRKQYIRCNTRSTLRRLRTLDGRSLGPNEEPPLIPTVSYERATKDNSRVTKDNSVSLLSAVEQEKPVEQEKQVVQVESEKVKEKSIEKTIEQKNQTTKSKKPVKPDLLGNGLATVSGRDEIEEAREEESKLTKEEEELARKVEELRREEEAAKLKEQRKLEEKNKAKEALERKKRNAEKAQARAMLRAQKEAEQKEKEREKKARKKEKKKASGEEATDGADELEIAQSLETPTETTKESETREKPMTVTKRSQKPSQFTKPAKAKSIPPPLRNRGKRRMQTWMWVLVAAMVVFALFLVGNSSFSFNFGLQRFGF